In Desulfoferula mesophila, the genomic window GCGCAGCACGCGCCCCGGCTCGGGCACCTGGATCAGGTATTGCCGGTCCTTTTCGTCCACCAGGACCAGATGGGTGCCCGGCGGATGGGGAGGGGTTGATTTTTGCCGCGGCAAGGTGCCTCCTATAGTGCGAATGACTGGCAAGCTTTATAGCCCATGCGCGCGTGCTTGGGAAGGCCCGGGGCAAAAAAAGCGGGGGGCCCGAAGGCCCCCCGGCGGGTGCGATGCTAAGCGGTCCTACAGGATGGACAGGTAGCGGTTCAGCTCGAAGTCGGTCACGTGGGTGCGGAAGGCGTCCCACTCGGCGGTCTTGTTTTCGATGAACTTGCCGAACATGTGGTCGCCCAGGGTCTCCTTGACCAGCTGGCTCTTGGCGGTCAGCTGGATGGCGTCGCCCAGGGTGCCGGGCAGGGAGTTGATCTTGTGCTTCTTGAGCTCCTTGGGGGTCATCTCGAAGATGTCCTCTTCCACCGGAGCGGCCAGCTCGTACTTCTCTTCGATGCCCTTGAGGCCGGCAGCCAGCATCACCGCGAAGGCCAGGTAGGGGTTGCAGGAGGGGTCGGGGCAGCGCAGCTCGCAGCGGGTGGCGGCTTCCTTGCCGGGCTTGTACATGGGCACGCGCACCAGGGCGGAGCGGTTGCGGCGGGCCCAGGCCACGTACACCGGGGCCTCATAGCCGGGCACCAGGCGCTTGTAGCTGTTGACCCACTGGGCGATGATGGAGCAGAACTCGGGGGCGTGCTTGAGCAGGCCGGCGATGTAGCTCTTGCCCTCGGGGCTCAGGCCGAACTCGTCCTTCTTGTCGAAGAACAGGTTCTTTTTGCCCTTGAACAGCGACTGGTGCACGTGCATGCCGCTGCCGTTCTCGCCGAAGATGGGCTTGGGCATGAAGGTGGCGTACACGCCGTGCTTCATGGCGATCTCTTTGACGGTCAGGCGGTAGGTCATGGCGTTGTCGGCCATGGTCAGGGCGTCGGTGTAGCGCAGGTCGATCTCATGCTGGCTGGGGGCCACCTCGTGGTGGCTGTACTCCACGGTGATACCCAGTTTTTCCAGAGACAGAATGGTGTCGCGCCGAAGGTCGCTGGCCACGTCCAGGGGGGTCAGGTCGAAGTAGCCGCCACGGTCCAGAACCTCGGTGCCGTTGCTGTCCTTGAAGTAGAAGAACTCCAGCTCCGGTCCCACGTTCATGGTCAGGCCCATGTCGGCGGCCCTTTTGAGCTGACGCTTGAGGATGTAGCGGGGGTCGCCCACGTAGGGGGTCAGGTCGGGGTTGAGCACGTCGGTGAACATGCGGGCCACCGCGCCGTCCTCTTTGCTGCGCCAGGGCAGAATGGCGAAGGTCTCGGGGTCGGGCATGGCCACCATGTCCGACTCGTCGATGCGGGCGAAGCCCTGAATGGAAGAGCCGTCGAAGCCCATACCTTCCGACAGGGCCAGCTCTATTTCACCAGGGGTGACCGCGAAGCTTTTCAGAAAGCCCAGGATGTCGGTGAACCACAGGCGAATGAACTTGACGTTGTTGTCCTTGATCGCCTTCAGGACGCCTTCCTTGGTCATTTTTGCCATGCTCGTTTTCCTCCTTGCGAACTAAATTGGCTTGACCTTGGCCGCAATAAACATCGTGGAAGCCGTCCGGTCCCACGTTCTCGGGCGCGGCACTTTACAAATTGGTAGCTTGTATCTGGCGAAGCAATTTCTGCGCCAAATTTGTCAAAAAATTCAACCGGCTGATTTAGCTAGGTTTAGACGTTTAGCCTTTTGCCGAGCTGTTGTTGGTGGCTACCATTTGGTAGGAACGGCCTTAAATAAACCTACCATTTGGTGGGCCCGCCGGCTCTCTTGGCTTGATCCGGACTCACTAATGTACATCATAAAGGCCCGGAAGGCTTGGTAGCAAGCCTTCCGGGCCGGGGTTAGCCGAGGTTTACCGGGCTGCTAGCCCATGGCCGGGGGGCCGTCCTCGCCGGTGCGGATGCGCATGGCCTCTTCCATGGGCAACACGAAGATTACCCCGTCGCCGATCTCGCCGGTGCGGGCGCCCTTGACGATGGCCTGCTTGGCGGTCTCCACGAAGTCGTCGTTGAGTCCGATCTCCACGCGGACCTTCTTGAGCAGGTTCACTTCCTGCGCCACCCCGCGGTAGGTTTCGGAAAATCCCCGCTGGCGGCCGGATCCCACGACGTTGGTGACCGACATGTTGAAGATCTCGGCCTCGTACAGGGCCTGCTTTACGTCGTTTAGTCTTTCGGGCTTGATATATGCCACTATCATTTTCATGTGATCTTCCCCGCTTTCTACTTGGTGGTGAAGATCTGGAAGTCAGAGTAGGCTTCCATACCGTGTTCTTCGATATCCAGGCCGCGGATTTCCTCTTCCTTGCTCACCCGCAAGCCCATGACTGCCTTCACCGCCAGGAATACCACGAACATGCAGGCCATGGCAAAGGCCGCGCACACCACGGTGCCCATGATCTGGATGCCCAGCTGGGTGAAGCCGCCGCCGTGCAGCAGGCCGTCGTTGCCCAGGCCCAGGGCCTTCTGGCCCCAGATACCCACGGCGATGGTGCCCCACATGCCGTTGAAGGCGTGCACGGGAACCGCGCCGACCGGGTCGTCGATGTGCAGCTTGTCCAGCAGGCTGACGCCCAGGACCACGATGCCTCCACCGATGAGGCCGATGACCATGGAGGCCCAGGGGCTGACCACGGCGCAGGGGGCGGTGATGGCCACCAGACCGGCCAGGGCGCCGTTCATCATCATGGTAAGGTCGGGCTTGCCGAAGGTGACCCAGGTCAGGGCCATGGCGCCGATGGCACCGGCCGCGGCGGCCAGGTTGGTGTTGACCGTGATCAGGGCGATGGCGATGGCGTTGTCGGTACCCGAGGCGGCCAGCTGGCTGCCGGGGTTGAACCCGAACCAACCGAACCACAGGATGAACACGCCCAGGGCGGCCAAGGGGATGTTGTGGCCGGCCAGCACCCGGCTCTTGCCGTCGGGGCCGTAGCGGCCGATGCGGGGGCCCAGGATGAGGGCGCCGACCAGGCCGATCCAGCCACCGGTGCTGTGCACGATGGTGGAGCCGGCGAAGTCGAAAAAGCCCATGGAGGACAGCCAGCCGCCGCCCCAGGTCCAGTGACCGATGATGGGGTAGATGATGCCCGTGACGAACACCGTGGCCACCAGGTAGCTGGGGAACTTGGTCCGCTCGGCCATGACACCGGAAACGATGGTGGCCGCGGTACCGCAGAAGACCGCCTGGAACATCCAGGAGGCCCATATCGGCAGGGTGCCGTTGCTCAGGCCCGAAAGCCCGAATCCGGTCATCCCGATAAAGGAGTTGCCCTCGCCGAACATGAAGGCATATCCTACGATAAAGTAGAGAATGCTGGCCAGGGCGAAGTCCATGAAGTTTTTGGCCAGGATGTTGGCGGCGTTCTTGGCGCGAGTCAGGCCCGCCTCCACCATGGCGAAGCCCGGCTGCATGAAGAACACCAAATAGGCAGCCAAGAGCACCCACATCGTATCAATGTCGCTGATTTTAGGGGCTTCCTTGGCCGCCTCTTCCGCCCAGGCGGGCAAGGCGCATAGCATTCCCAAGCCCACTAGGGTGGTTAGAGAGGCCGTCACGCGCTTAATCATCTCTAACTGCTCCTTTTGGAATCGGCCCGGCCGGAGCCACTACCTCTGGCCGGGCCTTAGTTTTGAAAAGATCTAGAAGGACGCGGAAAATACCAAGCCCCAGTACATGTTGTTGTCGTCCTGGACACCTTCCATGGCGTCCTGGATGGTGCTGTCAATCAAGCCGGTAAGGACCACCTGAGGAGTCAAGGTCACGTACTCGCCGATCTTGAAGGGCACAGTCAGGTAGACCGAGTAGTCGGTCAGGCCGTCCTGGTCGGCGCCGTAGTAAAAGAGGTTGTTGTCGGTGCCGCCGTAGGCGATCGTGCCGCCCAGGCCCACGGCCCAGCCGACCATGTCGCTAAGCTTGGGCAGGTCGTGGGACCAGTCCAGAGCGCCCTGGATGTAGAAGCTGTTGGTC contains:
- a CDS encoding glutamine synthetase family protein, producing the protein MAKMTKEGVLKAIKDNNVKFIRLWFTDILGFLKSFAVTPGEIELALSEGMGFDGSSIQGFARIDESDMVAMPDPETFAILPWRSKEDGAVARMFTDVLNPDLTPYVGDPRYILKRQLKRAADMGLTMNVGPELEFFYFKDSNGTEVLDRGGYFDLTPLDVASDLRRDTILSLEKLGITVEYSHHEVAPSQHEIDLRYTDALTMADNAMTYRLTVKEIAMKHGVYATFMPKPIFGENGSGMHVHQSLFKGKKNLFFDKKDEFGLSPEGKSYIAGLLKHAPEFCSIIAQWVNSYKRLVPGYEAPVYVAWARRNRSALVRVPMYKPGKEAATRCELRCPDPSCNPYLAFAVMLAAGLKGIEEKYELAAPVEEDIFEMTPKELKKHKINSLPGTLGDAIQLTAKSQLVKETLGDHMFGKFIENKTAEWDAFRTHVTDFELNRYLSIL
- a CDS encoding P-II family nitrogen regulator, producing MKMIVAYIKPERLNDVKQALYEAEIFNMSVTNVVGSGRQRGFSETYRGVAQEVNLLKKVRVEIGLNDDFVETAKQAIVKGARTGEIGDGVIFVLPMEEAMRIRTGEDGPPAMG
- a CDS encoding ammonium transporter, which codes for MIKRVTASLTTLVGLGMLCALPAWAEEAAKEAPKISDIDTMWVLLAAYLVFFMQPGFAMVEAGLTRAKNAANILAKNFMDFALASILYFIVGYAFMFGEGNSFIGMTGFGLSGLSNGTLPIWASWMFQAVFCGTAATIVSGVMAERTKFPSYLVATVFVTGIIYPIIGHWTWGGGWLSSMGFFDFAGSTIVHSTGGWIGLVGALILGPRIGRYGPDGKSRVLAGHNIPLAALGVFILWFGWFGFNPGSQLAASGTDNAIAIALITVNTNLAAAAGAIGAMALTWVTFGKPDLTMMMNGALAGLVAITAPCAVVSPWASMVIGLIGGGIVVLGVSLLDKLHIDDPVGAVPVHAFNGMWGTIAVGIWGQKALGLGNDGLLHGGGFTQLGIQIMGTVVCAAFAMACMFVVFLAVKAVMGLRVSKEEEIRGLDIEEHGMEAYSDFQIFTTK